A single region of the Populus nigra chromosome 2, ddPopNigr1.1, whole genome shotgun sequence genome encodes:
- the LOC133682760 gene encoding uncharacterized protein LOC133682760: protein MIQPLYIAIFSEMGVILTLIFRNPLRKFVIMGLDRVKRGRGPVVVKTVAGTIVVLLLSNVYSIGNMQNRKMEAGALNPTEEVLMAMQLLQASLLGFLLFLALMIDRLHHYIRELRLLRKAMEAAKKQNRSFEDGKNGEGKGLGEEVETLRSKVKRLESEYEAKVKEAEAAEAKAEALRKQSEGSLLQYDHLLEDNQSLRNQLDSIDQTSSPSDGKKNM, encoded by the exons ATGATTCAGCCGTTGTACATCGCAATTTTTTCCGAGATGGGAGTGATTTTAACTCTGATATTCAGAAATCCGTTAAGAAAGTTCGTGATCATGGGTTTGGATCGAGTCAAGCGAGGGAGGGGACCCGTCGTCGTCAAGACTGTTGCTGGGACAATCGTAGTTCTTCTCTTGTCTAATGTTTACTCTATTGGGAATATGCAGAACCGTAAGATGGAAGCCGGCGCTCTTAATCCAACTGAGGAGGTTCTCATGGCCATGCAATTGCTCCAAGCCTCTCTTCTGG GCTTCTTGCTATTCCTCGCATTGATGATAGACAGGTTACACCATTACATTAGAGAACTTCGTTTACTCAGGAAGGCAATGGAGGCTGCTAAGAAACAAAACCGAAGTTTTGAAGATGGAAAAAATGGAGAGGGCAAAGGTCTGGGAGAAGAGGTTGAGACTTTGAGGAGTAAGGTCAAAAGGCTAGAATCTGAATATGAGGCTAAAGTAAAGGAGGCAGAGGCTGCGGAAGCCAAGGCAGAGGCTCTCAGAAAACAATCTGAAGGGTCACTTCTACAGTACGATCACTTGCTTGAGGATAATCAAAGCCTGCGGAACCAGTTGGATTCAATAGACCAAACTTCGTCACCATCTGATGGCAAGAAGAATATGTAA